ACGATGTCCATCAGACGCTGGTGCGTACGGATTTCGAACTGGTCGCGCGAGGTCTTGTTCACGTGTGGCGAACGCAGCACGTCGAAACGCTGGATACGGGTTGGCAGTGGGACTGGGCCTTTGACGACGGCGCCGGTGCGCTTCGCGGTCTCGACGATTTCCAGGGCCGACTGGTCGA
This window of the Oxalobacteraceae sp. CFBP 8761 genome carries:
- the rpsJ gene encoding 30S ribosomal protein S10, whose amino-acid sequence is MSANQKIRIRLKAFDYKLIDQSALEIVETAKRTGAVVKGPVPLPTRIQRFDVLRSPHVNKTSRDQFEIRTHQRLMDIVDPTDKTVDALMKLDLPAGVDVEIKLQ